Proteins from a genomic interval of Danio rerio strain Tuebingen ecotype United States chromosome 4, GRCz12tu, whole genome shotgun sequence:
- the LOC137491223 gene encoding uncharacterized protein, with protein MPFIKEESEDVKIEETFTVKQEDLQEQTDLIEENERSKEEEHHVKIEEKTNLQTDGFLKRRDKNRFTCTQCGKSFASKSSLKIHIRIHTGEKPFTCLQCGKSFNQSSNINLHMRIHTGEKPFTCTQCRKSFSLLSSLNQHMRIHTGEKPFTCTQCGKSFSLSSSLNRHMRIHTGEKPFTCTQCGKSFSLSSSFNQHMRMHTGEKPFTCTQCGKSFSQSSHLYNHMRIHTGEKPFICTQCGKSFSYSSHLNHHMRIHTGEKPFTCTQCGKSFNCSSQLNQHMRIHTGEKSFTCTQCGKSFYCSSHLNQHMRIHTGEKPYTCTQCGKSFSQLSSRNLHLRIHTGEKRNHRISHAQTLV; from the exons atgccgtttattaaagaggagagtgaagatgtgaagattgaagaaacattcacagtcaaacaggaagatctgcaggaacaaacag acctaattgaagagaatgagaggagtaaagaggaggaacatcatgttaaaattgaggaaaaaactaatttacagactgatggtttTTTGAAAAGAAGAGACAAGAATCGttttacctgcactcagtgtgggaagagttttgcaAGCAAAAGCAGTCTTAAGATTCACAtcaggatccacactggagagaaaccattcacatgccttcagtgtgggaagagtttcaaccaatcatcaaacattaatctacacatgaggatccacactggagagaaaccattcacatgcactcagtgtcgGAAGAGTTTTAGCCTattatcatcccttaatcaacacatgagaatccacactggagagaaaccattcacatgcactcagtgtgggaagagtttcagtctGTCATCTTCCCTTAATCgccacatgagaatccacactggagagaaaccatttacatgcactcagtgtgggaagagtttcagcctatcatcATCCTTTAATCAGCACATGAGGatgcacactggagagaaaccattcacatgcactcaatgtgggaagagtttcagccaatcatcacacctttataaccacatgaggatccacactggagagaaaccattcatatgcactcagtgtgggaagagtttcagctacTCCTcacaccttaatcaccacatgaggatccacacaggcgagaaaccattcacatgcactcagtgtgggaaaagttttaactgctcatcacagcttaatcaacacatgaggatccacactggagagaaatcatttacgtgcactcagtgtgggaagagtttttactgctcatcacaccttaatcaacacatgaggatccacactggagagaaaccatacacatgcactcagtgtgggaagagtttcagccaattatcATCCCGTAATCTACacttgaggatccacactggagagaaacggaaccacagaatttcacatgctcaaactctagtgtga